In Lactococcus paracarnosus, a genomic segment contains:
- a CDS encoding AzlD domain-containing protein, with amino-acid sequence MIYFYSTLCLGVIVTWLTRIMPFPLAKIIKFPPFFHRFLTYLSLSMMTSLLVSELLVLHQNSLPTLDVMRFIAMIPSFLIGYFRKSLMLSVVTGVIIMAGLRLLV; translated from the coding sequence ATGATCTATTTTTATAGCACATTATGTTTAGGCGTTATCGTCACTTGGTTAACCAGAATCATGCCCTTTCCTCTAGCTAAAATCATCAAGTTCCCACCTTTTTTTCATCGATTTTTAACTTATTTATCCCTGTCGATGATGACAAGTTTACTTGTCTCTGAGTTGCTTGTTTTACATCAGAATAGCTTGCCAACACTTGATGTCATGAGGTTTATAGCTATGATTCCGTCATTTTTAATTGGCTATTTTAGAAAATCGTTAATGCTATCAGTCGTAACAGGTGTGATCATCATGGCAGGGTTACGCTTACTCGTATAG
- a CDS encoding GNAT family N-acetyltransferase, giving the protein MIEKACLDLAKYAFHKTPTGGDEAFYKLLSQSTLHTHEQDGQLTSMVVDTHFQVYFQGQVVPMSGIGYVASYPEYRGNGAASNLMTEILQENYKQEMIFSYLAPFSYGFYGQFGYQYLFNQKQYEILAIDFPKGKKTDLLTKRLSFSQAQADMASIHQQADNNGSLYRGEFEWAYYFDLKKQPFFAVFYEDKLPKGYLIYAFSGMDFIIHEMIYLNQQAKDAVYRFVSSHAGAFDNIKYTAPYNTLLEQDMQEPSRAKIRLLPDMMARIVNLSAFLERFPMTEAKQFTITDALLPENNLVFGEGEAVEMTISEFTKYVMRDVILREYF; this is encoded by the coding sequence ATGATAGAAAAAGCCTGTCTAGACTTAGCTAAATATGCCTTTCACAAAACTCCAACTGGTGGTGATGAAGCCTTTTATAAGTTGCTGAGCCAGTCGACATTGCATACCCATGAACAAGATGGCCAACTTACCAGTATGGTTGTCGATACCCATTTTCAGGTATATTTTCAAGGACAGGTTGTTCCCATGTCTGGTATCGGTTATGTCGCGAGTTACCCGGAATATAGAGGGAATGGCGCTGCCAGTAACTTAATGACTGAAATTTTACAAGAAAATTATAAGCAAGAGATGATTTTCTCTTATTTAGCCCCATTTTCTTACGGTTTTTATGGTCAATTTGGGTATCAATATCTCTTCAATCAAAAACAATATGAGATACTTGCGATTGATTTTCCTAAAGGTAAAAAAACAGATCTACTTACTAAACGCCTATCATTTTCACAAGCTCAAGCAGATATGGCCAGCATACATCAGCAAGCTGATAATAATGGCAGTTTATATCGTGGTGAATTTGAGTGGGCCTATTATTTTGACCTTAAAAAGCAACCGTTTTTTGCTGTTTTCTATGAAGATAAGCTCCCAAAAGGCTATCTGATTTATGCCTTTAGTGGGATGGATTTCATTATTCATGAGATGATCTACTTAAATCAGCAGGCAAAAGATGCGGTTTATCGCTTTGTTTCAAGTCATGCTGGTGCTTTTGACAACATTAAATATACTGCACCATATAATACCTTGCTCGAACAAGATATGCAAGAGCCGAGTCGTGCCAAAATCAGACTATTGCCTGATATGATGGCACGTATCGTTAACTTGTCCGCGTTTTTAGAACGCTTCCCGATGACTGAAGCTAAGCAGTTCACGATTACGGACGCGCTATTACCAGAAAATAATCTCGTTTTTGGTGAAGGGGAAGCAGTAGAGATGACGATCAGTGAGTTTACTAAATATGTCATGCGTGATGTGATATTACGTGAGTATTTTTAA
- the truA gene encoding tRNA pseudouridine(38-40) synthase TruA, which yields MRRYKAIIAYDGTDFSGFQIQDNGRTVQEELERVLTRLSSGQVIKINGSGRTDSGVHALGQVVHFDLASARDTEKLRFALDTQTPDDINVLAVEAVEDTFHSRFNPHNKTYQYQLTTSRAPNPLTRRTSFHVPKLIALDEMIAAADLLVGTHDFTGFTASGATVEDKVRTITDVTVIKTSEDELSLSFSGNGFLYKQVRNMVGTLIKVGLGKWPASRISDIIAAENRDLAGPTAPAHGLCLMEVNYRDDTKTS from the coding sequence ATGAGACGATATAAAGCAATTATTGCATACGATGGGACGGATTTTTCTGGCTTTCAAATACAGGATAATGGGAGAACGGTTCAAGAAGAGCTTGAACGTGTTTTAACGCGCTTGTCCTCTGGACAAGTCATTAAGATAAACGGATCTGGCCGGACGGATAGTGGCGTACACGCTTTAGGTCAAGTCGTGCATTTTGACTTAGCATCAGCGCGTGATACTGAAAAATTACGGTTTGCCTTGGATACACAGACTCCAGATGATATCAATGTGTTAGCAGTTGAAGCGGTCGAAGATACCTTTCATTCACGTTTTAATCCGCATAATAAGACGTATCAGTACCAGCTGACGACCTCTCGTGCACCAAATCCACTCACAAGACGGACTAGCTTTCATGTGCCGAAACTGATTGCTCTAGATGAGATGATAGCAGCTGCTGATTTACTGGTTGGGACCCACGATTTTACAGGGTTTACAGCTTCTGGTGCGACAGTTGAAGATAAGGTGAGAACGATTACGGATGTCACGGTCATAAAGACTAGTGAGGATGAGCTAAGTCTCTCTTTTTCTGGAAACGGTTTTCTATATAAGCAGGTGAGAAACATGGTTGGGACGCTCATTAAGGTTGGCTTGGGTAAGTGGCCCGCAAGTAGGATTTCTGATATTATAGCGGCAGAAAATCGTGATTTGGCTGGGCCAACAGCGCCAGCACACGGCCTATGCTTGATGGAGGTCAACTATAGAGATGACACAAAAACTAGCTAA
- a CDS encoding AzlC family ABC transporter permease → MNKTVTFMDGIKSAIPVSLGYISIGAAFGIVASAQGYSIWQVFFMSTFLYAGAAQFIIVAMMAVHTPISVMVLTIFLVNFRMFLQSLTATQVFPHQSLRSGMMMGTLITDESFGLLTLEHAKRSKITPVWMHGVNVMSYLTWIASTVVVAALGNLIPNPEKYGIDYALVAMFIGLLALTLDSMVRHEKLPVVLIVVISAVLLYYVSGIVVSSYVAVLIATIVGALIGAVMTNPEKKRVGEGS, encoded by the coding sequence GTGAATAAAACGGTCACATTTATGGATGGGATTAAATCAGCCATTCCAGTTAGTTTAGGGTATATTAGCATTGGGGCAGCATTCGGTATCGTTGCGAGTGCACAAGGCTATAGTATTTGGCAAGTTTTTTTTATGTCTACTTTTTTATATGCAGGTGCTGCCCAGTTTATTATTGTTGCTATGATGGCAGTTCATACACCAATTTCCGTTATGGTCTTAACGATTTTTTTGGTTAATTTTAGGATGTTTTTGCAGAGTCTAACGGCAACGCAAGTTTTTCCTCACCAATCCTTGAGGTCTGGTATGATGATGGGCACCTTAATCACAGATGAATCATTTGGCTTGTTAACACTTGAGCATGCAAAAAGGAGCAAAATAACCCCTGTTTGGATGCACGGGGTTAATGTGATGAGTTATTTAACCTGGATTGCGTCGACTGTCGTTGTAGCAGCATTAGGTAACTTAATCCCAAATCCAGAAAAATATGGCATAGATTATGCACTTGTTGCTATGTTTATCGGTTTACTAGCCTTGACTTTAGATTCTATGGTAAGGCATGAAAAATTACCAGTTGTCCTAATAGTTGTGATCAGTGCGGTCTTACTTTACTATGTTTCAGGTATTGTCGTATCAAGTTATGTCGCTGTGTTAATCGCTACGATTGTAGGTGCTCTGATTGGGGCCGTCATGACAAATCCAGAAAAAAAGAGAGTAGGTGAGGGATCATGA
- a CDS encoding ECF transporter S component translates to MTLTTKKIAPLAIISALTLAISLFLKIPMPLTKGVVTVLDAGIILTALRFGKAEGAVVGGITGLLFDILSGYPQWAFFSLLIHAGQGYVAGFKGAKTLFLALSCVVMVGGYFLISWLFYGLGAALADMPGNIIQAIFGVVVGITLERSLSRVK, encoded by the coding sequence ATGACATTAACGACTAAAAAAATAGCACCACTTGCCATTATTTCAGCCTTAACACTCGCAATTTCTTTGTTTCTAAAAATACCAATGCCTCTAACAAAGGGGGTTGTGACGGTACTTGATGCGGGGATTATTCTAACTGCTTTACGGTTTGGTAAGGCTGAGGGAGCAGTTGTTGGTGGTATTACAGGCCTATTATTTGATATCTTGTCAGGCTATCCTCAGTGGGCATTTTTTAGCCTACTGATTCATGCTGGACAAGGCTATGTTGCGGGATTCAAAGGTGCTAAAACACTTTTTCTTGCACTATCTTGTGTCGTGATGGTAGGAGGATATTTTTTAATCTCTTGGCTATTTTATGGCTTGGGTGCAGCGCTTGCAGACATGCCAGGTAATATCATTCAAGCTATCTTTGGTGTCGTTGTTGGCATAACGCTTGAACGAAGTCTATCAAGGGTAAAATAA
- a CDS encoding TIGR01440 family protein — protein sequence MELTELKYQTAQLIDDVLQQAAVKKGQIFVLGLSSSEVNGGVIGHKSSAEIGQIIVKVIYDKVSEIGAYLAVQGCEHLNRALLVERELAEARRLEIVSVIPQLHAGGSGQVAAYGLFQDPVEVEHITAQAGLDIGDTAIGMHIKHVQIPFRPKLRELGGAHVTALKSRPKLIGGPRASYQATDVFREEKK from the coding sequence ATGGAGCTAACAGAACTTAAGTATCAGACAGCGCAATTGATTGATGATGTCTTACAACAGGCCGCAGTAAAAAAAGGTCAGATTTTTGTCCTCGGCTTGTCGTCGAGCGAGGTCAATGGTGGGGTGATTGGTCATAAGTCATCCGCTGAAATTGGTCAGATCATCGTCAAAGTCATTTATGATAAAGTAAGTGAAATCGGAGCTTACTTGGCCGTACAGGGCTGTGAACACCTGAATCGGGCACTACTTGTTGAGCGAGAACTGGCTGAGGCTAGGAGGCTAGAGATTGTATCAGTTATCCCGCAACTCCATGCTGGTGGTAGCGGGCAAGTCGCTGCTTATGGCTTATTTCAGGATCCTGTTGAGGTTGAGCATATCACGGCACAGGCTGGTCTGGATATTGGGGATACTGCTATTGGCATGCATATTAAGCATGTCCAAATTCCTTTTAGACCAAAGCTACGTGAATTAGGTGGTGCCCATGTAACTGCACTAAAAAGTCGGCCTAAACTTATCGGTGGACCTCGTGCAAGTTATCAAGCAACGGATGTGTTTCGTGAGGAGAAAAAATGA
- a CDS encoding bifunctional hydroxymethylpyrimidine kinase/phosphomethylpyrimidine kinase, with protein sequence MTQKLAKVLAISGSDILSGGGFQADLATYSQYGIYGFVAITSIVTTTQDGDGFVITATTLSLFQQQLDSLADITFDAIKIGLLPSVEIAELTLAFIKQHQEIPIILDPVLVFKENDDHEITKMKATLLAFLPYVTVITPNLREASILTGMPIATSADMEIVGRCLYQLGSKHTIIKGGNRMDQILARDLYYDGQAVKTFVKPLVSNNNNGAGCTFASAIASNLALGTPMVAAIEKSKAFTYQAILSSNEYGVFQHDIND encoded by the coding sequence ATGACACAAAAACTAGCTAAAGTATTAGCCATTTCGGGATCGGATATCTTATCTGGAGGTGGCTTTCAAGCAGATTTAGCGACCTATTCTCAGTATGGTATCTATGGCTTTGTCGCCATTACATCGATTGTCACAACGACACAAGATGGAGATGGATTTGTGATTACAGCAACAACCTTATCGCTCTTCCAACAACAGCTTGACAGTTTAGCAGATATCACATTTGATGCCATTAAAATCGGCTTGCTACCGTCTGTCGAGATTGCGGAACTGACGCTAGCTTTTATCAAACAGCATCAAGAGATACCGATTATTTTGGATCCTGTTCTAGTCTTTAAAGAGAACGATGATCATGAAATAACTAAAATGAAGGCGACATTACTTGCCTTTCTACCCTATGTCACAGTGATCACGCCTAATTTGAGAGAAGCCAGTATATTGACGGGAATGCCTATTGCTACCTCCGCTGATATGGAGATAGTAGGGAGGTGCTTATATCAGTTAGGTAGTAAACATACGATTATTAAGGGTGGTAATCGTATGGACCAAATCCTTGCGCGTGATCTTTATTATGATGGACAGGCAGTTAAGACATTTGTTAAGCCACTTGTCTCAAATAATAATAATGGTGCAGGGTGTACTTTTGCCTCTGCTATCGCCAGTAACCTTGCTCTTGGCACACCGATGGTAGCGGCGATTGAAAAAAGCAAAGCCTTTACCTACCAAGCCATTCTTAGCTCAAACGAATATGGAGTATTTCAACATGACATTAACGACTAA
- a CDS encoding ABC transporter ATP-binding protein/permease translates to MSILELKNIKKSYFLGKEEFPVLKGLALSFDKGDFVSILGESGGGKSTLMNIIGGLDRKYDGEVIVNGIKQADKKEKSMDEYRRDTVGFIFQSFNLVSYLSVLDNVLISLKMTNLSHKAQVKKAEELLKQVGLFEHKKKNPNQLSGGQKQRVAIARALANDPDIIIADEPTGALDSQNTQDVLGILSDIAKSGKTVIVVTHSQEVADYGTRIVHLADGQVTSDERIKPSYATTEKPREFKTKTLSFGAKARIASQHFLNNWKQNLMIMIGVAIGLFSVMFFLGLGNGAKGYMNKMVTDLANPNVPIVMKRITDDNKKTNEAAMSESQQTLAANTEKTAISDSLTKKVSELDHVKKVEKGFTIVPTEAVANVGTAKTPFTQLQTWTDVNTDNSLLVGKKPGNNEVVIPDTIAKKWDKSNWKKIVGQSMDLTYKMMSSDGKLVTLTQTVKVSGVVKGNPGTVSLNMNFKTSQDLFKANGLVSQPNFIVPTVDDSHNVDAVVKKIQALKTDGKKDFVTFSLGAVLEPINTITSIVTIVLAMIAGISLLVSLMMIIATTYMSVAERTKEIGILRALGARKKDIRWLFVIETIILGLASAVLGIIVALIGQTVVNSAVSNLIDKYNIIQVSAGAIIGSVIIAIVIALFASLMPAGKAANLNPIEALSND, encoded by the coding sequence ATGTCAATTTTAGAATTAAAAAACATCAAGAAATCTTATTTTTTAGGAAAAGAAGAATTTCCAGTTTTAAAAGGATTAGCGCTCAGTTTTGATAAGGGAGATTTTGTCTCTATACTTGGTGAATCTGGTGGTGGTAAATCAACTTTGATGAATATCATCGGTGGTCTAGATCGCAAATATGATGGTGAAGTCATCGTTAACGGCATCAAACAAGCCGATAAAAAAGAAAAATCAATGGATGAATATCGACGAGATACAGTTGGCTTTATCTTTCAATCCTTTAATCTAGTCAGTTACCTCAGTGTCTTAGATAACGTCCTGATTTCTTTGAAGATGACGAATTTATCTCATAAAGCGCAAGTGAAGAAAGCAGAAGAACTGCTTAAGCAAGTCGGTCTATTCGAGCATAAAAAGAAAAATCCAAATCAATTATCAGGTGGTCAAAAACAACGTGTTGCGATTGCACGGGCACTCGCAAATGATCCAGATATCATTATTGCGGATGAACCAACAGGCGCGCTTGACTCGCAAAATACGCAAGATGTGCTTGGTATTTTATCAGATATTGCCAAAAGTGGTAAGACAGTCATCGTTGTGACCCACTCTCAAGAGGTTGCTGACTATGGTACACGGATTGTGCACCTAGCTGATGGTCAAGTGACTTCAGATGAAAGAATTAAACCTTCATATGCGACAACTGAAAAACCGCGTGAGTTTAAGACAAAAACACTATCCTTTGGCGCTAAGGCAAGAATTGCATCTCAACATTTTCTAAATAATTGGAAACAAAATTTGATGATTATGATTGGTGTTGCGATTGGTCTATTCTCAGTGATGTTCTTCCTTGGTCTAGGAAATGGGGCCAAAGGCTACATGAATAAGATGGTGACAGATTTAGCGAATCCGAATGTACCGATCGTCATGAAGCGGATTACTGATGATAATAAAAAGACGAATGAAGCAGCCATGTCAGAAAGTCAGCAGACACTCGCAGCCAATACAGAAAAAACAGCTATTTCTGATAGCTTAACTAAAAAAGTATCCGAGTTAGACCATGTTAAGAAGGTTGAGAAAGGCTTTACGATTGTACCAACCGAAGCAGTTGCAAATGTCGGGACAGCAAAAACACCATTCACGCAACTCCAAACTTGGACAGATGTTAATACGGATAATTCACTTCTAGTTGGTAAAAAACCTGGTAACAATGAAGTTGTCATACCAGATACCATCGCTAAGAAGTGGGATAAATCAAACTGGAAAAAAATAGTTGGTCAATCCATGGATTTGACTTATAAGATGATGAGTTCAGATGGTAAATTGGTGACATTAACGCAAACTGTCAAAGTATCTGGTGTTGTTAAAGGCAATCCTGGTACAGTGTCGCTTAACATGAATTTTAAAACAAGCCAAGATTTATTTAAAGCAAACGGGCTTGTTAGCCAACCAAACTTTATCGTACCAACAGTTGATGATAGTCACAACGTTGACGCTGTTGTGAAGAAAATACAAGCACTTAAAACAGATGGTAAGAAAGATTTTGTTACCTTCTCACTTGGTGCAGTACTAGAACCAATTAATACGATTACATCTATCGTAACGATCGTCCTTGCTATGATTGCGGGTATTTCCCTTCTTGTTAGCTTGATGATGATTATCGCAACAACCTATATGTCAGTAGCTGAAAGAACCAAAGAAATAGGTATTCTTCGTGCTCTAGGTGCACGTAAAAAAGATATCCGTTGGTTGTTTGTGATCGAGACGATTATCTTGGGTCTTGCATCAGCAGTGCTAGGTATTATTGTTGCACTAATTGGCCAAACAGTTGTCAATTCAGCAGTCAGTAATTTAATTGATAAATATAACATTATTCAAGTATCTGCGGGTGCCATCATCGGTAGTGTCATCATTGCGATTGTTATCGCCTTGTTTGCTAGCTTGATGCCTGCTGGAAAAGCAGCTAATCTCAATCCGATTGAAGCTTTATCAAATGATTAA